The Dehalobacter sp. DCM sequence CTTTTTTTCCTGGTTCCTCCAACACTTCAACGGACACCTGATCGCGTGTCACACCAAGTTCTGCTAAACACAATGAAACAGCTTCTTCCACTGTTTTTGCGGTTTTTTCAGCAACCTTCATTCGTGTACCTCCTCAGTCACCAGAAGCAGCTTTTTGTTTCTGTTGATCCAACTTCTTATATATATAGACAGTTTGCAGGATTGACACAATATTCATAGTAACAATATAAAAACCTAACCCGGAAGGAAGAGTTATGACGATATAGGCCATAAATATCGGCATGAAATAGAGCATCATTTTCTGTGTGGAATCTGCCGCTGCTTGTTGCGCATCTTTTTTTGCGCCGGGTTTGGTCTGCTGCTTGTTCATCGACATCGAAACTTTAGACATGACATAAGATGTCAAACCGGCAATTATGGGCAGTATCAAATGCCAGCTGAGTTGGAACCCATACGCTTGGGTGATATTAAACCCCAAAAACGTAACAGCTTCCCCTGTCCCGTAAGGGAAGTTCGCCAATGTCCGGTAAAATATCCATAAGATCGGTAATTGAACCAGTATCGGCAGACATCCCGAGTAAGGGTTCACTTTTTCTTCACTGTACATTTCCATGG is a genomic window containing:
- a CDS encoding YidC/Oxa1 family membrane protein insertase, translated to MDIIYQGMAEILRWLFELSSMIGLPYWGMAIILFTIIIKLILYPLTWKQTVSMRKMQELQPKMAQLQKKYANDKQMLNQKTMEMYSEEKVNPYSGCLPILVQLPILWIFYRTLANFPYGTGEAVTFLGFNITQAYGFQLSWHLILPIIAGLTSYVMSKVSMSMNKQQTKPGAKKDAQQAAADSTQKMMLYFMPIFMAYIVITLPSGLGFYIVTMNIVSILQTVYIYKKLDQQKQKAASGD